A genomic segment from Candidatus Binatia bacterium encodes:
- the mnmA gene encoding tRNA 2-thiouridine(34) synthase MnmA yields the protein MKPDLPASKRTILVAMSGGVDSCVAAALLHRAGHTVIGVTMKLWCYAEGPSPARGCCTLDAIDDCRAVARKIGFPHYVLDLEEDFREHVIENFVGEYLAGRTPNPCVECNNWLKFGELLRRADLLECDIVATGHYARRGVDADGRATLLRAADPAKDQSYVLWGLTQAAISRALFPLGTLTKNEVREAARELGLAVADKRESQDICFVEGKRYVDFLRQRYPERTSPPGEVQDASGRTLGRHEGVHGFTVGQRRGLNVAAGRRLYVTRIEPETGTVVVDDEAALYRSEAAITRVNYLSGEIPSDPIVGASKIRYLHAPAAATLRPETPSTARVRFQEPQRAMTPGQSLVLYDGDRVVAGGIIQDVS from the coding sequence ATGAAGCCCGACCTGCCCGCGTCCAAGCGGACCATCCTCGTCGCCATGAGCGGCGGCGTGGACTCGTGCGTGGCCGCGGCCCTTCTCCATCGCGCGGGACACACCGTCATCGGCGTCACGATGAAGCTCTGGTGCTACGCCGAGGGACCCTCCCCCGCGCGGGGCTGCTGCACCCTGGACGCCATCGACGACTGCCGCGCGGTGGCCCGGAAGATCGGCTTTCCCCACTACGTGCTCGACCTGGAAGAGGATTTCCGGGAGCACGTGATCGAGAACTTCGTGGGGGAGTATCTCGCGGGGCGCACGCCCAACCCCTGCGTGGAGTGCAACAACTGGCTCAAGTTTGGAGAGTTGCTCAGGCGCGCGGACCTTCTGGAGTGCGACATCGTGGCCACGGGGCACTACGCGCGACGCGGCGTGGACGCCGACGGGCGCGCCACGCTCCTGCGCGCCGCCGATCCGGCCAAGGACCAGTCGTACGTGCTCTGGGGCCTCACGCAGGCGGCGATCTCCCGAGCGCTCTTTCCCCTCGGGACCCTGACCAAGAACGAGGTGCGTGAGGCCGCGCGTGAGCTGGGTCTCGCGGTCGCCGACAAGAGGGAGAGCCAGGACATTTGCTTCGTCGAGGGGAAGCGCTACGTGGATTTCCTGCGCCAGCGCTATCCCGAGCGGACCTCGCCGCCAGGCGAGGTCCAGGACGCGTCCGGCAGGACCCTGGGGCGGCACGAGGGCGTGCACGGCTTCACGGTGGGGCAGCGGCGGGGCCTCAACGTGGCGGCGGGGCGGCGGCTGTACGTCACGCGGATCGAGCCGGAGACGGGCACGGTGGTCGTGGACGACGAGGCCGCGCTCTACCGCAGCGAGGCGGCGATTACCCGCGTGAACTACCTCTCGGGGGAGATCCCGTCGGACCCGATCGTCGGCGCCTCGAAGATCCGCTACCTCCACGCTCCCGCCGCGGCTACGCTCCGGCCCGAGACGCCCAGCACCGCGCGGGTTCGATTCCAGGAGCCGCAGCGCGCCATGACGCCGGGGCAGTCGCTCGTGCTCTACGACGGCGACCGCGTCGTGGCGGGAGGGATCATCCAGGATGTCTCCTGA
- a CDS encoding cysteine desulfurase family protein produces the protein MPRIYLDHNASTPVRAEVLDAMLPYFAEHYGNASSAHAFGQEAKGAIEEARGKVAALVNAAPAEIVFTSGGTESDNMGVLGAARALAGKGRHVVVSEIEHEAVRNAAGALEAEGFTVTRVPAMADGRVDPGAVAKALRPDTVLVSVMAANNETGVLQPVAEIGALCAARGIAFHTDAVQAAGKIPIDARAWQATFLTIAAHKFYGPKGVGALYVKRGAKAAPLLFGGEHERGRRPGTENVPGIVGMGAAAELARAELDTAPPRMAMLRDRLEQGLIARVPQVVVHGAAAPRACNTSHLSFVGAEGEHLLLTLDQKGIACSSGSACKSGSSHPSGVLLSMGVPALVAQAAVRWSVGRATTEAEIDYVLETVPAVVQKLRAASPTFAA, from the coding sequence TTGCCCCGGATCTATCTCGACCACAACGCCAGCACGCCCGTCCGCGCCGAGGTTCTCGACGCGATGCTCCCCTATTTCGCGGAACACTACGGCAACGCCTCGAGCGCGCACGCCTTCGGGCAGGAGGCAAAGGGCGCGATCGAGGAGGCGCGCGGGAAGGTGGCCGCCCTGGTGAACGCCGCCCCCGCCGAGATCGTGTTCACGAGCGGCGGGACCGAGTCGGACAACATGGGCGTCCTCGGCGCCGCCCGGGCGCTGGCGGGGAAGGGGCGGCACGTGGTGGTGAGCGAGATCGAGCACGAGGCGGTGCGCAACGCCGCCGGCGCGCTCGAGGCCGAGGGGTTCACCGTGACGCGCGTCCCCGCGATGGCGGACGGGCGCGTCGATCCCGGCGCCGTCGCGAAGGCGCTTCGACCGGACACGGTGCTCGTCTCGGTGATGGCCGCGAACAACGAGACCGGCGTGCTCCAACCGGTCGCCGAGATCGGCGCGCTCTGCGCCGCGCGCGGGATCGCTTTTCACACCGATGCCGTGCAGGCCGCGGGGAAGATCCCGATCGACGCGCGCGCCTGGCAGGCCACCTTCCTCACCATCGCGGCGCACAAGTTCTACGGGCCGAAGGGTGTGGGCGCGCTCTACGTGAAGCGCGGCGCGAAGGCGGCCCCGCTCCTCTTCGGCGGCGAGCACGAGCGCGGCCGCCGGCCCGGCACCGAGAATGTCCCCGGGATCGTCGGCATGGGCGCGGCGGCCGAGCTTGCCCGCGCCGAGCTGGACACAGCGCCTCCGCGCATGGCGATGCTGCGCGACCGGCTCGAGCAGGGGCTGATCGCGCGCGTGCCGCAGGTCGTGGTGCACGGCGCCGCCGCGCCCCGCGCCTGCAACACGAGCCACCTCTCCTTCGTGGGGGCCGAGGGGGAGCACCTGCTCCTCACGCTCGACCAGAAGGGGATCGCCTGCTCCAGCGGCTCGGCCTGCAAGTCGGGCTCGTCGCACCCCTCGGGCGTGCTGCTCTCGATGGGCGTCCCGGCCCTGGTCGCCCAGGCGGCCGTGCGCTGGAGCGTCGGCCGCGCCACGACCGAGGCCGAGATCGACTACGTCCTCGAGACGGTCCCCGCCGTCGTCCAGAAGCTCCGCGCCGCCTCGCCCACGTTCGCGGCCTGA
- a CDS encoding peptidylprolyl isomerase has protein sequence MFGTTRHWMGAGGIVTAAVIGILVAGSAFAAGAAKGKAAAKSVGSPDDVAVMETSKGRMVIEFWPKDAPKTVANFKKLARSGFYNGTGFHRIIAGFMVQGGDPKSKNPKAPDLGTGGPGWTIPDEFNNHKHEKGVLSMAHTAEPNSGGSQFFLMHGSAPFLDHKYTAFGHVIEGMDVVDAIANVRTAPNPMMPGENSKPLEWVTIKSVKIVPRAVAMGGAAKAAVATEKAASAKAAVKAADAKNDAAEKAAENATDAKESADKAAEAAKKAGTKAAEAAQSASEAAKAAGTDSSAAK, from the coding sequence ATGTTCGGTACGACGAGACATTGGATGGGCGCGGGGGGGATCGTCACGGCGGCGGTCATCGGGATTCTCGTGGCGGGGTCGGCGTTCGCGGCCGGCGCGGCCAAGGGAAAGGCCGCGGCCAAGTCCGTGGGCAGCCCCGACGACGTCGCCGTCATGGAGACGAGCAAGGGGCGCATGGTGATCGAGTTCTGGCCCAAGGATGCCCCCAAGACCGTCGCCAACTTCAAGAAGCTCGCGCGCAGCGGCTTCTATAACGGCACCGGCTTCCACCGCATCATCGCCGGCTTCATGGTCCAGGGCGGGGACCCCAAGTCCAAGAACCCGAAGGCTCCCGATCTCGGGACCGGCGGACCGGGCTGGACCATTCCCGACGAGTTCAACAATCACAAGCATGAGAAGGGCGTCCTCTCGATGGCGCACACCGCCGAGCCCAATTCCGGCGGATCGCAGTTCTTCCTGATGCACGGGTCGGCTCCCTTCCTCGATCACAAGTACACGGCCTTCGGGCACGTGATCGAGGGGATGGACGTCGTGGACGCGATCGCGAACGTCCGCACGGCTCCCAATCCGATGATGCCGGGCGAGAACTCCAAGCCGCTCGAGTGGGTCACCATCAAGTCGGTGAAGATCGTGCCGCGCGCGGTGGCCATGGGCGGCGCCGCGAAGGCGGCGGTCGCGACCGAGAAGGCCGCCTCGGCGAAGGCAGCCGTGAAGGCCGCCGATGCGAAGAACGATGCGGCCGAGAAGGCGGCGGAAAACGCCACGGATGCCAAGGAGTCGGCGGACAAAGCCGCCGAAGCGGCCAAGAAGGCGGGCACGAAGGCTGCGGAAGCCGCGCAGTCCGCGAGCGAGGCGGCCAAGGCCGCCGGAACCGACTCGAGCGCGGCGAAGTAG
- a CDS encoding tetratricopeptide repeat protein, translated as MDGPDTIQEVTVMPARSPRLQRPSLRLVGPAILALALGSSGCSSSHARDVRPADLSGETGRAGAPRTDARTHINAGRDYLTRGLAEEAEREFRLALESEPGNREALAGLGQARVKRGAYAEGAEMLERATRSSTQMASAFRSLGDAYAAMGQLDKAAESYRQAVALTPADLDSRLALAHSLTEIGDYDEAAGLCTAAARGVKNQPSALAQVYRQLGEVRSRQGSTPEAMSAYYRAAELLPDDPEVVRGMADAAVRGGLYAEAASALDHVLRIAPLDVAAKKQLGWVNFKLERFPVAIKHYEAVGDSLGTADRYYLAQAYAKSSKTDRAVELFREVARQDPQNYKGVYCNMAYAYFDANRYQRAIETAREGLKSDSANACLRFCWAQALDKLGRHDEAIPVFEAAVADPAYAEPARRELERQRRIVKLLKTKDRGN; from the coding sequence GTGGACGGGCCCGACACGATCCAGGAGGTCACCGTCATGCCGGCCCGCTCGCCGCGTCTCCAACGACCCTCCCTGCGTCTCGTCGGTCCCGCGATTCTCGCGCTGGCGCTCGGTTCCTCGGGGTGCTCGTCGTCGCACGCTCGCGACGTCCGCCCGGCGGACCTCTCCGGGGAGACCGGGCGCGCCGGCGCTCCCCGCACTGACGCGCGGACCCACATCAACGCCGGACGCGACTACCTGACCCGCGGTCTGGCCGAAGAGGCGGAGCGCGAGTTCCGGCTGGCCCTCGAGTCCGAGCCCGGAAACCGGGAGGCGCTCGCCGGGCTGGGGCAGGCGCGGGTGAAGCGGGGTGCGTACGCCGAGGGCGCGGAGATGCTCGAGCGCGCGACCCGGTCCTCGACGCAGATGGCCTCCGCGTTCCGCTCCCTGGGCGACGCCTACGCGGCGATGGGGCAGCTGGACAAGGCGGCCGAGTCCTACCGGCAGGCGGTGGCGCTCACGCCGGCCGATCTCGACTCGCGACTTGCGCTCGCGCATTCGCTCACCGAGATCGGCGATTACGATGAGGCGGCGGGGCTCTGCACCGCCGCGGCGCGCGGGGTGAAGAACCAGCCCTCCGCGCTCGCGCAGGTCTACCGCCAGCTCGGCGAGGTCCGCTCGCGGCAGGGAAGCACCCCCGAGGCGATGTCGGCCTACTACCGCGCGGCCGAGCTCCTGCCCGACGATCCCGAGGTGGTGCGCGGGATGGCGGACGCCGCGGTGCGCGGCGGACTCTACGCCGAGGCGGCCAGCGCCCTCGATCACGTGCTCCGGATCGCGCCGCTCGACGTGGCGGCGAAGAAACAGCTCGGCTGGGTGAACTTCAAGCTGGAGCGCTTTCCGGTCGCCATCAAGCACTACGAGGCGGTGGGCGACTCGCTGGGCACGGCCGACCGCTACTACCTGGCGCAGGCCTACGCCAAGTCGTCCAAGACCGACCGCGCCGTGGAGCTGTTCCGCGAGGTGGCGCGCCAGGATCCCCAGAACTACAAGGGGGTCTACTGCAACATGGCGTACGCCTACTTCGACGCCAACCGCTACCAGCGCGCGATCGAGACGGCGCGCGAGGGTCTGAAGAGCGACAGCGCCAACGCCTGCCTGCGCTTCTGCTGGGCGCAGGCGCTGGACAAGCTGGGGCGGCACGACGAGGCCATCCCGGTGTTCGAGGCCGCGGTCGCCGACCCCGCCTACGCCGAGCCGGCCCGCCGCGAGCTGGAGCGGCAGCGGCGGATCGTCAAGCTCCTGAAGACGAAGGACCGGGGCAATTGA
- a CDS encoding tetratricopeptide repeat protein, producing MNFQRPSSARLNGRIAALFALFGLLLTPFPARSATPAKSQADMKPVVRKAPPPMSVAEAEALVQKNPKDTNAYLALGGAYRRSRRYPQALEAFQKMAALDPQNSTARYSLGAVYMDMNRPKDAEREIRRAIALSPKDPGAHLQLGLWYVSQGRNDDAVAEFKIATTLQPPLAEAWNKLGRVQAELGQTADAVASYKKALDIDSTNVGALNNLGNSYYGMGKIPEATALYRKALAFDPKNQEAIYNLGVAFADAQIYKEALNYWRQVAAIDSSTAVAENAKSSIEVLQQYLDQQKATAAPSQAPAPAAH from the coding sequence ATGAACTTCCAACGCCCCTCGTCCGCCCGCCTGAACGGGCGCATCGCAGCCCTTTTCGCCCTGTTCGGGCTCCTCCTCACCCCGTTTCCGGCCCGTTCGGCCACGCCGGCGAAGAGCCAGGCCGACATGAAGCCGGTCGTGCGCAAGGCTCCGCCCCCCATGTCGGTGGCAGAGGCCGAGGCGCTGGTCCAGAAGAACCCCAAGGACACCAATGCCTATCTCGCGCTGGGAGGGGCCTATCGGCGGTCCCGCCGCTACCCCCAGGCGCTCGAGGCATTCCAGAAGATGGCCGCGCTCGACCCCCAGAACTCCACCGCCCGGTACAGCCTGGGAGCGGTCTACATGGACATGAACCGCCCCAAGGATGCCGAGCGGGAGATCCGCAGGGCGATCGCCCTGAGCCCCAAGGACCCCGGCGCCCACCTGCAGCTGGGGCTCTGGTACGTGAGCCAGGGGCGGAACGACGACGCCGTTGCCGAGTTCAAGATCGCGACGACGCTCCAGCCGCCGCTCGCCGAGGCCTGGAACAAGCTGGGCCGGGTGCAGGCCGAGCTGGGCCAGACCGCCGACGCGGTCGCCTCCTACAAGAAGGCGCTCGACATCGACTCGACCAACGTCGGGGCCCTCAACAACCTCGGCAACAGCTACTACGGGATGGGGAAGATTCCCGAAGCCACGGCGCTCTACCGGAAGGCGCTCGCGTTCGACCCGAAGAACCAGGAAGCGATCTACAACCTGGGGGTCGCGTTCGCCGACGCGCAGATCTACAAGGAGGCGCTCAACTACTGGCGCCAGGTCGCCGCGATCGACTCGTCGACGGCGGTGGCCGAGAACGCGAAGAGCAGCATCGAGGTGCTGCAGCAGTACCTCGACCAGCAGAAAGCCACGGCGGCGCCGTCGCAGGCGCCGGCTCCCGCGGCGCACTGA
- a CDS encoding YifB family Mg chelatase-like AAA ATPase → MLARVTSCATIGIEGLLVEVEADLGVGLPTFTIVGLPDAAVRESRERVLSAVRNCGYEFPARKITVNLAPAHVRKEGARFDLPIAVALLRASGQIPGGAPVDEGLFVGELALDGGVRGVRGVLAVLAAARREGRSPVWIPAENAAEARAYPVVATTAIESLGDLRGDLAAPRAAVRTGGEPELDAASVPAPPDLAEVRGQLHARRALEVAAAGGHNLLFVGPPGGGKTMLARRLPGILPPLRDEEAIEVSTIHSVGGRLAPGAGILRHPPFRAPHHTISDAGLVGGGRGPFPGEASLAHHGVLFLDELPEFRRNAIEALRQPIEEGKITIARAGSSVTFPAAFALVAAMNPCPCGFRGDLRRACRCSSDLVLRYWSKVSGPILDRIDLVLEVPAVPMEDLFASAAAESSSAVRERVIRARAFAAARTPRAARNAALTARDLARAAPLTDDTRLLLRRAADAFRITARGVLRTRRLARTIADLAASEEVRGEHVAEALQYRVPTAPGRGAWGEPR, encoded by the coding sequence ATGCTCGCGCGCGTCACGTCCTGCGCGACCATCGGCATCGAGGGACTCCTGGTCGAGGTGGAAGCGGACCTCGGCGTCGGCCTTCCCACCTTCACGATCGTCGGGCTTCCGGATGCCGCCGTGCGCGAGAGCCGGGAGCGCGTCCTCTCGGCGGTGCGGAACTGCGGCTACGAATTTCCGGCGCGGAAGATCACGGTCAACCTGGCGCCCGCGCACGTGCGCAAGGAGGGAGCGCGGTTCGATCTTCCGATCGCGGTGGCGCTGCTCCGCGCGTCGGGGCAGATCCCGGGAGGGGCGCCCGTCGATGAAGGGCTCTTCGTGGGCGAGCTCGCGCTCGACGGCGGCGTGCGCGGGGTGCGGGGCGTTCTCGCGGTGCTCGCGGCGGCGCGGCGCGAGGGGCGGTCGCCGGTCTGGATTCCGGCGGAGAACGCGGCCGAGGCGCGCGCCTATCCGGTCGTGGCCACGACGGCGATCGAGTCCCTCGGCGATCTGCGCGGCGATCTGGCCGCGCCGCGCGCGGCGGTTCGCACCGGGGGCGAGCCCGAGCTTGACGCCGCTTCGGTCCCGGCGCCGCCCGACCTCGCCGAGGTGCGCGGGCAGCTCCATGCGCGACGCGCGCTGGAGGTGGCGGCGGCCGGCGGGCACAACCTTCTCTTCGTCGGCCCGCCGGGGGGAGGGAAGACGATGCTCGCGCGGCGGCTCCCCGGCATTCTCCCGCCCCTCCGCGACGAGGAGGCGATCGAGGTCTCGACCATCCACTCGGTGGGGGGCCGGCTCGCGCCCGGCGCGGGGATCCTCCGCCACCCCCCGTTCCGCGCGCCGCACCACACGATCTCCGACGCCGGGCTCGTCGGCGGCGGTCGCGGCCCCTTTCCGGGGGAGGCGTCCCTCGCGCATCACGGCGTTCTCTTCCTCGACGAGCTGCCGGAGTTCCGGCGAAACGCGATCGAGGCGCTTCGACAGCCGATCGAGGAGGGGAAGATCACCATCGCGCGCGCCGGGTCGTCGGTCACGTTTCCCGCCGCCTTCGCGCTCGTGGCCGCCATGAATCCCTGCCCCTGCGGCTTTCGCGGCGACCTCCGCCGCGCCTGCCGCTGCTCGTCCGATCTCGTCCTGCGCTACTGGTCCAAGGTGTCGGGGCCGATCCTGGATCGGATCGATCTGGTGCTCGAGGTGCCCGCGGTGCCGATGGAGGACCTCTTCGCGAGCGCCGCGGCCGAGTCGTCGTCGGCGGTGCGCGAGCGGGTGATCCGGGCGCGGGCCTTCGCGGCCGCGCGCACGCCGCGCGCGGCGCGGAACGCCGCGCTCACCGCGCGCGACCTCGCGCGGGCGGCGCCGCTCACGGACGACACCCGCCTCCTGCTTCGCCGCGCCGCGGATGCCTTCCGCATTACCGCGCGCGGCGTGCTCCGCACGCGCCGGCTCGCGCGCACGATCGCGGACCTGGCCGCCTCCGAGGAGGTTCGGGGAGAGCATGTCGCCGAGGCGCTTCAATACCGGGTTCCCACGGCCCCCGGCCGCGGAGCCTGGGGAGAACCCCGTTGA
- a CDS encoding HAD family hydrolase, with protein sequence MRDSTPNSSRAIPLRAVIFDYGNTLVSVDPALHSQRTDYADVVAVPGAERMTRHLESRGLLARERGLRFLDRFLAIREANRTAADESGEEIPASVSLVETFRDIGLPEPEGSEVLLAIAHFFSAEEELLQEIPGAAATLRALEERGIALALLSNATDGDYIRRAVARFDWGRVFRPLIVSSDIGVRKPRPEAFRAVLRALPFAPGEIAMVGDSLRHDVGGAQALGLGAYHFTAIPNPWNPVYRGRIVPDASAATHPDLLRLLLEAAGG encoded by the coding sequence ATGCGCGATTCTACCCCGAATTCGAGCCGAGCCATTCCCCTTCGAGCGGTCATCTTCGATTACGGCAACACCCTGGTGAGCGTCGATCCGGCCCTTCACTCCCAGCGGACCGACTACGCCGACGTCGTCGCCGTCCCCGGCGCGGAGCGTATGACCCGGCATCTCGAGTCGCGGGGTCTCCTCGCGCGGGAGCGGGGGCTGCGCTTCCTGGACCGCTTTCTCGCGATCCGCGAGGCCAACCGGACGGCCGCGGACGAGTCGGGAGAGGAGATTCCGGCCTCGGTGTCGCTCGTGGAGACGTTCCGCGACATCGGCCTGCCCGAGCCGGAAGGCTCTGAGGTCCTGCTCGCGATCGCGCATTTCTTCAGTGCGGAGGAGGAGCTGCTCCAGGAGATCCCCGGCGCCGCGGCGACGCTGCGCGCCCTGGAGGAGCGGGGAATCGCGCTCGCGCTCCTGTCGAATGCGACCGATGGCGATTACATCCGGAGGGCGGTGGCACGGTTCGACTGGGGCCGCGTCTTCCGGCCGCTGATCGTGTCGTCCGACATCGGGGTGCGGAAGCCGCGTCCCGAGGCCTTTCGCGCCGTGCTGCGCGCTTTGCCGTTCGCGCCGGGGGAGATCGCCATGGTCGGCGATTCGCTGCGCCACGACGTCGGAGGCGCCCAGGCGCTGGGCCTGGGCGCCTACCACTTCACCGCGATCCCGAACCCCTGGAATCCCGTCTATCGCGGCCGCATCGTTCCCGACGCCTCGGCCGCGACGCACCCCGATCTGCTGCGGCTCCTGCTCGAGGCGGCCGGCGGCTGA
- a CDS encoding 2-dehydropantoate 2-reductase produces MAESVGVVGAGALGSLLALKLARAGHTVIALARSEARRSALAADAPHGLTVERDPGALRPASLLFLCVKARDTEAAAGGLSTLAPRFPGVCSLQNGWDHMAVLERALPGAPLIAGATSLGAYFDEAGFLQASLEGQTLLAPWGGTEARWAEYAASVLESSGLRAEPREDARQILWRKLALNAAVNPLTALLDRENGALLQSPALGRLARAAAREAAAVGARRGYLPEGYDPAPRLERLLGETRGNRSSMAEDLARGRPTEADAILGPILRAAREEGMETPVIAALAELLRVAEAERAETPRA; encoded by the coding sequence ATGGCGGAATCGGTCGGCGTCGTCGGCGCGGGAGCCCTGGGATCGCTGCTCGCCTTGAAGCTCGCGCGCGCCGGACACACGGTCATCGCCTTGGCGCGCTCCGAGGCACGCCGCTCGGCGCTGGCCGCCGACGCGCCGCACGGCCTCACGGTCGAGCGGGACCCCGGAGCGCTGCGTCCCGCTTCCCTCCTCTTTCTCTGCGTGAAGGCTCGTGACACCGAAGCGGCCGCCGGCGGCTTGTCGACCCTCGCGCCGCGCTTCCCGGGCGTTTGCTCGCTCCAGAACGGCTGGGATCACATGGCCGTCCTCGAGCGGGCGCTTCCGGGCGCGCCGCTGATCGCCGGAGCGACGTCGCTGGGCGCCTATTTCGACGAGGCGGGCTTCCTCCAGGCGTCGCTCGAAGGCCAGACGCTGCTCGCGCCCTGGGGCGGCACGGAGGCGCGGTGGGCCGAATACGCGGCCAGCGTCCTGGAAAGCTCGGGGCTCCGCGCCGAGCCGCGCGAGGACGCGCGGCAGATCCTCTGGCGAAAGCTCGCGCTCAACGCGGCCGTGAACCCCCTGACCGCGCTGCTCGACCGGGAAAACGGGGCGCTGCTCCAGAGTCCGGCGCTCGGACGGCTGGCCCGCGCCGCCGCGCGCGAGGCCGCCGCCGTCGGCGCGCGGCGGGGCTACCTCCCCGAGGGCTACGATCCCGCCCCGCGCCTGGAGCGCCTCCTGGGGGAAACCCGCGGCAACCGATCCTCGATGGCCGAGGACTTGGCGCGCGGGCGGCCGACGGAGGCCGACGCGATCCTGGGGCCCATCCTTCGCGCCGCGCGCGAGGAGGGCATGGAGACCCCGGTGATCGCGGCGCTGGCCGAGCTGCTCCGGGTCGCCGAAGCGGAGCGCGCGGAGACGCCCCGAGCGTAG